One genomic region from Leishmania braziliensis MHOM/BR/75/M2904 complete genome, chromosome 35 encodes:
- a CDS encoding putative protein kinase, translating to MAPSSSSKLPSSDNQQSDWTRRIRKSDVYPSSLGAICARVEALRCRWRDGEAANIVPITQAVCSPLYLRLDVDKALALELLGPAAEYQQCSAPMGERDAALCVLSVAQLLSRLHAEGVVHGHVQAGVVLHHTSDARRVVVTECELPMSALVPHGGVGSDARQCAAPEILRGDPYTGAADVWGLGVLLVQLLRGPLKPLCTADLENSDLLSPFISALSPGAASFVLPCLKSAPQARPLLLEVLQHPFLSVLPMDGNEDGDEQGSDDSSTSEGEELEGSVADSR from the coding sequence ATGGCGCCATCGTCTTCGTCGAAGCTCCCTTCGTCGGACAACCAGCAAAGTGACTGGACGCGGCGCATCCGCAAGTCGGATGTCTACCCCTCCTCACTGGGGGCCATCTGCGCACGGGTCGAGGCTCTGCGCTGTCGATGGAGAGATGGCGAAGCGGCAAATATCGTCCCAATTACACAGGCCGTGTGCTCCCCGCTTTACCTGCGCTTAGATGTGGATAAAGCCCTCGCCCTAGAGCTGCTGGGGCCGGCGGCTGAGTACCAACAGTGCAGCGCGCCTATGGGCGAACGTGACGCCGCTCTCTGTGTGCTGTCCGTTGCCCAGCTTCTGTCCAGACTTCACGCAGAGGGTGTGGTGCATGGACACGTGCAGGCAGGAGTAGTGTTACACCACACGAGTGATGCGCGACGTGTCGTTGTTACTGAGTGCGAACTGCCCATGAGCGCTCTCGTTCCCCATGGTGGTGTAGGGAGTGACGCGCGGCAGTGTGCCGCACCGGAAATACTGCGAGGAGACCCTTACACAGGCGCGGCTGATGTGTGGGGACTCGGTGTCCTTCTcgtccagctgctgcgggggCCGTTGAAGCCGCTGTGCACGGCTGATCTCGAAAACTCTGACCTTTTGTCGCCCTTCATCTCTGCGCTGAGCCCGGGTGCCGCGAGTTTTGTGCTGCCTTGCTTAAAGAGTGCCCCGCAAgcgcgtccactgctgcttgaAGTATTGCAGCACCCATTTCTGTCAGTCCTACCAATGGACGGAAACGAAGACGGTGACGAGCAAGGCAGCGACGACAGTAGCACTAGTGAAGGGGAGGAACTGGAGGGCAGCGTGGCTGACTCTAGGTGA
- a CDS encoding putative protein phosphatase, protein MNTQCCTPPSMGGGDDLFLASCQYQLFANEEEDQEVENTALQTSVTIRPSDSFPRLVQSYSSEEIPPSGLLDTNVELPSPPRLPRSPRRAFQPISINLPGDSSFGRTTFQGCSVEAAASDNITNTLWPPLTTSTQPNSAPTAAPAANVGATHLQTPEVQRTNHTVSTPNVIGQLLYTPQIPPVCQAWRANLDAELDTGSRRWAPDQMPSITMLIDNALYVGGFPDSQTVSQLHALGIRHIVNCCAQDIRTVPEVASSFHLHNLESFDTEEYLILHRDYDVFAGLVSTILEKGEKVFVHCVAGVNRSVVLCAAYLMERLSLNPVEAIRVFRTNGRTRILDNKGFRHQLVDHYLQSVEPHSARLGLL, encoded by the coding sequence ATGAATACGCAGTGCTGCACTCCGCCTTCGatgggcggtggtgatgaTCTCTTCCTAGCCTCCTGCCAGTATCAGCTGTTTGcgaacgaggaggaagaccaAGAGGTGGAAAATACGGCACTTCAGACGAGTGTAACCATACGACCGTCCGATAGCTTTCCGCGTCTCGTCCAATCGTACTCATCTGAGGAAATACCGCCAAGCGGCCTGCTCGACACTAACGTGGAACTGCCCTCACCCCCGCGCCTGCCACGCTCTCCGCGACGCGCTTTTCAGCCAATCTCGATCAACCTCCCCGGCGACAGCTCCTTCGGGCGAACCACCTTTCAGGGGTGTTCAGTCGAGGCGGCTGCCAGTGACAACATCACAAACACACTCTGGCCTCCCCTTACCACATCGACGCAACCCAACTCCGCCCccacggcagcaccagcagcaaaTGTGGGCGCAACACATCTGCAGACACCGGAAGTGCAGCGCACGAACCACACCGTGAGCACTCCGAACGTAATAGGGCAACTTCTCTACACTCCCCAAATACCGCCGGTGTGCCAGGCATGGCGAGCCAACCTGGATGCTGAGCTTGACACTGGGAGCAGACGCTGGGCACCCGACCAGATGCCGTCCATTACGATGCTTATCGACAACGCTCTCTACGTCGGCGGATTTCCAGATTCTCAGACTGtgtcgcagctgcacgcgctggGCATCCGCCACATTGTCAATTGCTGCGCGCAGGACATTCGTACAGTCCCCGAAGTGGCTTCGAGCTTCCACCTGCACAACTTGGAGTCATTTGACACGGAAGAGTATTTGATTCTCCACCGCGACTACGACGTTTTTGCCGGACTGGTCTCCACTATTctggaaaagggggagaaggtgTTCGTGCACTGCGTCGCTGGTGTGAATCGCAGCGTGGTGCTGTGCGCGGCGTACCTCATGGAGCGTCTCTCGCTGAACCCAGTGGAGGCAATTCGTGTGTTTCGTACCAATGGGCGCACGCGCATCTTAGACAACAAAGGATTCCGCCATCAGCTCGTTGATCACTACCTTCAAAGCGTGGAGCCACACAGTGCGAGGCTAGGGCTGCTGTAA